Proteins from a single region of Streptococcus oralis:
- the speE gene encoding polyamine aminopropyltransferase, whose translation MDLWFSEVHTPDVKLSLRTAKQLYAGKSEWQDIEVLDTPAFGKILILNGHVLFSDADDFVYNEMTVHVPMAVHPNPKKVLVIGGGDGGVAQVLTLYPELEQIDIVEPDEMLVEVCREYFPDFAAGLDDPRVTIYYQNGLRFLRNCEDDYDIIINDATDPFGHTEGLFTKEFYGNSYRALKEDGIMIYQHGSPFFDEDESACRSMHRKVNQAFPISRVYQAHIPTSPAGYWLFGFASKKYHPVKDFDKEGWKKRQLFTEYYTANLHVGAFMLPKYVEDILEEEEGKK comes from the coding sequence ATGGATTTATGGTTTTCTGAAGTTCATACTCCAGATGTGAAATTGTCCTTGAGAACTGCCAAGCAACTCTACGCCGGTAAAAGTGAATGGCAGGATATCGAAGTTTTAGACACACCAGCTTTTGGGAAAATACTGATTTTAAATGGGCATGTCTTGTTCTCAGATGCGGATGATTTTGTCTACAACGAAATGACGGTCCACGTTCCCATGGCTGTCCACCCAAATCCAAAGAAAGTCTTGGTTATAGGGGGTGGTGACGGCGGTGTTGCCCAAGTTTTGACACTGTATCCAGAATTGGAACAAATCGATATTGTAGAACCAGATGAGATGTTGGTTGAGGTTTGTCGTGAGTATTTCCCAGACTTTGCTGCAGGGCTTGATGACCCTCGTGTTACCATTTACTATCAAAACGGGCTTCGTTTTTTACGAAACTGTGAGGATGATTACGATATCATTATCAACGATGCGACAGATCCATTTGGACATACGGAAGGGCTCTTTACCAAGGAATTTTACGGTAACAGTTACAGAGCTCTGAAGGAAGACGGCATCATGATCTATCAGCATGGGAGTCCTTTCTTTGACGAAGATGAGTCAGCTTGCCGAAGTATGCACCGTAAGGTCAATCAAGCCTTTCCAATCAGCCGAGTCTATCAGGCCCATATCCCAACCAGTCCAGCTGGCTATTGGTTATTTGGCTTTGCATCGAAAAAATATCACCCTGTCAAAGATTTTGACAAGGAAGGCTGGAAAAAACGCCAGCTTTTCACGGAATACTATACTGCAAACTTACACGTGGGAGCCTTTATGTTGCCCAAGTATGTTGAGGACATTTTAGAAGAAGAGGAAGGAAAAAAATGA
- a CDS encoding aminotransferase class I/II-fold pyridoxal phosphate-dependent enzyme, translated as MKKLDQNQAPIYEALVKLRKKRIVPFDVPGHKRGRGNPELVELLGEKCVGIDVNSMKPLDNLGHPISIIRDAEELAADAFGAAHAFLMIGGTTSSVQTMILSTCKAGDKIILPRNVHKSAINALVLCGAIPIYIEMSVDPKIGIALGLENDRATQAIKEHPDAKAILINNPTYYGICSDLKGLTEMAHEAGMLVLVDEAHGAHLHFTDKLPLSAMDAGADMAAVSMHKSGGSLTQSSILLIGEQMNPEYVRQIINLTQSTSASYLLMASLDISRRNLALRGKESFEKVIELSEYARREINAIGGYYAYSKELIDGVSVCDFDVTKLSVYTQGIGLTGIEVYDLLRDEYDIQIEFGDIGNILAYISIGDRIQDIERLVGALADIKRLYSRDGKDLIAGEYIQPELVLSPQEAFYSERRSLTLDDSVGQVCGEFVMCYPPGIPILAPGERITREIVDYILFAKERGCSLQGTEDPEVNHINVIERKEN; from the coding sequence TTGAAGAAGTTAGATCAAAACCAAGCCCCAATTTATGAGGCCTTGGTCAAGCTACGCAAGAAAAGGATTGTTCCCTTTGATGTGCCAGGTCACAAGCGTGGGCGGGGAAATCCAGAACTGGTCGAACTGTTAGGGGAAAAATGTGTTGGTATTGATGTCAATTCGATGAAACCCTTGGATAATCTAGGCCATCCCATTTCGATTATTCGAGATGCGGAGGAGCTGGCTGCGGATGCTTTTGGCGCAGCCCATGCCTTTCTCATGATTGGGGGAACAACCTCATCAGTTCAGACCATGATTCTTTCGACCTGTAAGGCAGGAGATAAGATTATTCTGCCACGAAATGTCCACAAATCTGCTATCAATGCGCTGGTTCTATGTGGTGCCATTCCCATCTATATCGAGATGAGTGTAGATCCTAAAATTGGCATCGCTTTAGGTCTTGAAAATGACCGGGCTACCCAGGCCATTAAGGAACATCCAGATGCTAAAGCTATCCTAATCAACAATCCTACTTACTATGGGATTTGTTCAGATCTTAAGGGATTGACAGAGATGGCTCACGAAGCTGGCATGCTGGTTTTAGTGGATGAAGCCCATGGAGCGCATTTGCATTTTACAGATAAATTGCCGCTATCCGCTATGGATGCTGGGGCGGATATGGCAGCAGTTTCTATGCATAAGTCTGGCGGAAGTTTGACTCAGAGCTCTATCCTGCTTATCGGGGAGCAGATGAATCCTGAGTACGTTCGTCAGATTATCAACCTGACCCAGTCAACATCAGCATCTTACTTGTTGATGGCTAGTCTGGATATTTCACGTCGTAACTTAGCTCTTCGTGGCAAAGAGTCTTTTGAGAAAGTCATTGAGCTATCCGAATACGCTCGTCGTGAAATCAATGCTATCGGTGGTTACTATGCCTACTCAAAAGAGTTAATAGACGGTGTGTCAGTCTGTGATTTTGACGTGACCAAGCTGTCAGTCTACACTCAGGGAATTGGGCTAACAGGTATCGAGGTTTATGACCTCTTGCGAGATGAATACGATATTCAGATTGAATTCGGGGATATTGGCAATATATTGGCCTATATTTCAATTGGTGACCGCATCCAAGACATTGAGCGTCTGGTTGGTGCTTTAGCTGATATTAAGAGACTTTACTCACGAGATGGAAAGGACTTGATAGCTGGAGAATATATCCAGCCAGAGTTAGTGCTGTCTCCTCAGGAAGCCTTTTATTCAGAGAGAAGAAGTTTAACCTTGGATGATTCTGTTGGACAAGTCTGTGGGGAATTTGTCATGTGCTATCCTCCAGGAATTCCAATCCTAGCACCAGGTGAACGCATTACACGAGAAATTGTGGATTATATCCTGTTTGCCAAAGAGCGTGGTTGCTCCCTCCAAGGGACGGAAGATCCAGAGGTCAATCACATCAACGTCATTGAAAGAAAGGAGAACTAG
- a CDS encoding YfbM family protein: protein MGMIANYRYLSDNELSQIMRDSRQEEELLDLVEESTKENETLIDIDKMWDALLFAMTGFSSSEFMDEDPLREAVLGVTPLENVSEYIAYTEHSKIAEIVQALENFDMDGALTDFSMEACKKADLYPDIWDYLEEEEEIKNDIRTSFVKMKDFYKKILDLKGNILVTIC from the coding sequence ATGGGAATGATTGCTAATTATCGATATCTATCTGACAATGAATTAAGCCAAATAATGCGAGATTCTCGTCAGGAAGAGGAATTGCTTGACTTAGTCGAGGAATCTACTAAGGAAAATGAGACGTTGATAGATATTGACAAAATGTGGGATGCCTTACTCTTTGCTATGACAGGTTTTAGTAGTTCAGAATTTATGGATGAAGATCCTTTGAGAGAAGCTGTCTTGGGAGTGACCCCTTTAGAAAATGTGTCAGAATATATAGCCTATACTGAACACTCAAAGATAGCTGAGATTGTTCAAGCTTTAGAGAATTTTGACATGGATGGGGCTCTGACAGATTTTAGCATGGAAGCATGCAAGAAGGCAGATTTATACCCTGATATTTGGGATTATCTTGAAGAAGAGGAAGAAATCAAGAATGATATTCGAACCAGCTTTGTAAAAATGAAAGACTTTTACAAGAAAATCTTAGATCTCAAGGGAAATATCTTAGTGACTATTTGTTAA
- a CDS encoding DUF4300 family protein — MKRTRKVVALGLCLPLLLGLIACHQNNTRTEAANQTQTSSDKVPWTASYTNLNSQVSSEEVKSLLSAHLDPNSVEAFFNLVTDYNVTVGSTGLSGDFTSFTKTEYDVEKISNLWNQKKGDFVGTNCRINSYALLKNSVTIPKLEKNDQLLFVDNDAIDKGKVFDAKDKEEFDILFSRVETEATTDVKVHAQKMEKFFSQFQFNDKARMLSVVLHDNLDGEYLFVGHVGVLVPAEEGFLFVEKLTFEEPYQAIKFASKEDCYKYLATKYADYTGDGLAKPFIMDNEKWVEGY; from the coding sequence ATGAAACGAACGAGAAAAGTAGTAGCCTTAGGACTGTGTTTGCCCTTATTACTTGGACTAATTGCTTGTCACCAAAATAATACGAGGACTGAAGCTGCAAATCAGACACAGACCAGTTCAGATAAAGTTCCTTGGACGGCTTCATATACCAATTTAAACAGTCAGGTAAGTTCCGAAGAGGTCAAATCTCTCTTATCAGCTCACTTGGATCCAAATAGTGTTGAGGCATTTTTCAATCTTGTTACAGACTATAATGTGACTGTCGGCTCCACTGGTTTAAGTGGGGATTTTACCTCCTTTACGAAGACAGAATATGACGTAGAGAAAATCAGCAATCTCTGGAATCAAAAAAAGGGTGACTTTGTTGGGACCAACTGTCGCATCAATAGCTATGCGCTCTTAAAAAATTCGGTCACCATTCCAAAACTTGAAAAGAATGATCAGCTGCTTTTTGTGGATAACGATGCTATCGATAAGGGAAAAGTATTTGATGCGAAAGATAAGGAAGAGTTTGATATTCTATTTTCTAGAGTGGAGACGGAAGCAACGACGGATGTAAAAGTTCACGCGCAGAAGATGGAGAAATTCTTCTCTCAGTTTCAATTCAATGATAAAGCTCGAATGTTGTCTGTTGTATTGCATGACAATTTGGATGGAGAGTATCTTTTTGTCGGGCATGTTGGTGTTTTAGTGCCAGCTGAGGAGGGTTTCTTATTTGTAGAGAAACTGACTTTTGAAGAGCCCTATCAAGCTATTAAGTTTGCGAGTAAAGAGGATTGTTACAAGTATTTAGCTACAAAGTATGCGGATTATACAGGTGATGGACTTGCTAAGCCTTTCATCATGGACAATGAAAAATGGGTTGAAGGATATTAA
- a CDS encoding glycoside hydrolase family 13 protein → MELTAIYHRPESEYAYLYKEKIMHIRIRTKKDDIESIHLHYGDTFIFLEDHYEASKAMVKVTSDALFDYWQVEVTVGYARLQYLFELKDKQGQKILYGDKGCVENTLENLHYEGNGFKIPYIHEIDACHVPDWVVETVWYQIFPERFANGNPEISPEETLAWDSSIKPKTSDFFGGDLQGIIDHLDYLQDLGITGLYLCPIFESPSNHKYNTTDYFEIDHHFGDKKTFRKLVDEAHQRGMKIMLDAVFNHIGDQSPQWQDVLKHGEKSEYKDWFHIQEFPVTKDKLGNPRKLPYHTFAFASYMPKLNTANPQVRDYLLSVATYWIEEFDIDAWRLDVANEVDHHFWRDFRKAVLAKKPDLYILGEVWHTSRPWLNGDEFHAVMNYPLSDSIKDYFLRGTKKTPQFIDEINSQSMYYRQQISEVMFNLLDSHDTERILATAKGDVQLVKSALACLFLQRGTPCFYYGTELELGGGPDPDCRRVMPWDRVSDSNDMLNFMKKLIQLRKNVSGIIQHGTYSLKEIKPDVLSLSWDYDGQKIQAIFNQSAENYLVDSDAVALASHCQELGQQLKILPKGFIIR, encoded by the coding sequence ATGGAATTAACTGCCATTTACCATAGACCAGAGTCGGAGTATGCTTATCTTTATAAGGAAAAGATAATGCATATTCGTATCCGGACTAAGAAAGATGATATTGAAAGTATCCATTTGCATTATGGAGACACTTTTATCTTTTTAGAGGACCATTATGAAGCAAGCAAGGCGATGGTCAAAGTAACTTCCGATGCCTTATTTGATTACTGGCAAGTGGAAGTTACGGTTGGCTATGCGCGACTCCAGTATCTCTTTGAACTCAAGGATAAGCAAGGTCAGAAGATCTTATATGGCGATAAGGGGTGTGTTGAAAACACGCTAGAAAACCTTCATTATGAAGGAAATGGCTTTAAAATCCCGTATATCCATGAGATTGATGCTTGCCATGTTCCTGACTGGGTAGTAGAGACGGTATGGTACCAGATTTTCCCAGAGCGCTTTGCTAATGGCAATCCTGAGATTTCTCCCGAAGAGACTCTGGCTTGGGATTCATCAATCAAACCGAAAACGAGTGATTTCTTTGGTGGTGATTTACAAGGCATCATTGACCATCTGGATTACTTGCAAGATTTGGGGATTACAGGCCTTTATCTCTGTCCGATTTTTGAATCCCCAAGCAATCACAAATACAATACGACGGATTATTTCGAAATTGACCATCATTTTGGAGATAAGAAAACCTTCCGTAAACTGGTGGATGAGGCTCATCAGAGAGGGATGAAAATCATGCTGGACGCTGTTTTCAATCATATCGGGGATCAGTCTCCGCAGTGGCAGGATGTTCTCAAGCATGGTGAAAAGTCGGAATATAAAGACTGGTTCCATATTCAAGAGTTCCCAGTGACCAAGGATAAGCTTGGAAATCCAAGAAAACTCCCTTATCATACCTTCGCCTTTGCCAGCTATATGCCCAAGCTTAATACGGCCAATCCTCAAGTGAGGGACTATTTGCTAAGCGTTGCGACCTACTGGATTGAAGAGTTTGATATTGATGCTTGGCGCTTAGATGTAGCTAATGAAGTAGACCATCATTTTTGGCGAGATTTCCGTAAGGCCGTTTTGGCTAAAAAGCCTGACCTTTATATTCTTGGAGAGGTCTGGCACACTTCTCGGCCCTGGCTAAATGGCGATGAATTCCACGCAGTCATGAACTATCCTCTCTCTGATAGCATCAAGGATTATTTCTTGCGTGGGACTAAGAAGACACCTCAATTCATCGATGAGATCAATAGTCAGTCTATGTACTATAGACAGCAGATTTCGGAAGTGATGTTCAATCTCTTGGATTCGCACGATACGGAGCGGATTTTGGCTACTGCCAAGGGAGATGTCCAACTCGTTAAGTCTGCCCTTGCTTGTCTCTTTTTACAAAGAGGGACACCGTGTTTCTACTATGGAACTGAGTTGGAGTTAGGTGGCGGACCAGACCCAGATTGTCGCCGTGTCATGCCTTGGGACCGTGTTTCAGACAGTAATGACATGCTGAACTTCATGAAGAAATTGATCCAGCTTCGTAAGAATGTTTCAGGCATTATCCAACATGGAACTTATAGCCTAAAAGAAATCAAGCCAGATGTGTTATCTCTGTCATGGGATTATGATGGACAAAAAATCCAAGCTATTTTTAACCAATCGGCTGAAAACTATCTAGTAGATAGTGATGCTGTAGCGCTAGCCAGTCATTGCCAAGAACTAGGACAGCAATTGAAAATTTTGCCTAAAGGTTTTATAATCCGATAA
- a CDS encoding phosphoribosylanthranilate isomerase, whose protein sequence is MNSLFDEFRTICFHLNQVGITPTLMGSLGFEYRSNEEWGPSDIDIHVPGDPRGWEAPDHLRIYDWDKIMKVMNHLGYTLIDIHEHEFQKDGVSVEFGSIDSLPDFAGVSESDIELIHLEDITFRVPSLEQYFSIYKASSQDSYRNDHNNNKDFKKIEWLERHL, encoded by the coding sequence ATGAATTCTCTATTTGATGAATTTCGAACAATTTGTTTTCATTTAAACCAAGTCGGAATCACTCCGACGCTCATGGGGTCTTTGGGGTTTGAATACCGTTCAAATGAAGAATGGGGGCCGTCTGACATTGACATTCATGTGCCTGGTGACCCTAGAGGTTGGGAAGCACCTGATCATCTCAGGATTTATGACTGGGACAAGATAATGAAAGTGATGAATCACTTAGGCTATACCTTAATAGATATTCATGAGCATGAATTCCAAAAAGATGGTGTGAGTGTTGAATTTGGGAGTATCGATTCATTACCTGATTTTGCAGGAGTTTCGGAATCAGATATAGAGTTGATTCATCTCGAGGATATCACGTTTCGTGTTCCAAGTTTAGAACAGTATTTCAGTATATACAAGGCTTCTTCCCAAGATTCCTATCGAAATGACCACAATAACAATAAGGATTTTAAAAAGATAGAGTGGCTGGAAAGACATTTGTAA
- a CDS encoding diacylglycerol/lipid kinase family protein has protein sequence MKKAMLIINPTSGGEKALDYKVKLENKAKDYFEHVETKITEKALDATHFAEEASREQYDAVVVFGGDGTVNEVISGIAERDYTPKLGIIPGGTGNLITKLLEINQDIDGAIDELDFNLTNKIDIGKANDNYFGYIFSIGSLPEAIHNVEIEDKTKFGILAYAVNTMKSVMTDQVFNIKIETENGNYDGEASHVLVLLTNYFADKKIFEENKDGYANILILKDASIFSKLSVIPDLLKGDVIGNDNIEYIRARNIKISSDSELESDVDGDKSDNLPVEIKVLAQRVEIFSKPKE, from the coding sequence ATGAAAAAAGCAATGTTAATTATCAACCCTACCTCTGGTGGGGAAAAGGCCTTGGATTATAAGGTCAAACTGGAGAATAAAGCAAAAGATTATTTTGAACACGTGGAAACCAAAATTACCGAAAAGGCGCTGGATGCAACACACTTTGCTGAGGAAGCTTCTCGTGAGCAGTACGATGCAGTGGTTGTTTTCGGTGGAGACGGAACTGTCAATGAAGTTATTTCGGGTATTGCTGAGAGAGACTACACTCCGAAGTTAGGGATTATCCCTGGCGGTACGGGCAACCTCATTACCAAACTGTTGGAAATCAATCAAGACATCGATGGCGCGATTGATGAACTCGATTTTAACTTAACCAATAAGATTGATATCGGTAAAGCGAATGACAACTATTTTGGTTATATCTTTAGTATCGGTTCTCTGCCTGAGGCGATTCACAATGTGGAGATCGAAGACAAGACAAAATTCGGTATTTTAGCCTATGCTGTAAATACCATGAAGTCTGTGATGACGGATCAGGTATTTAACATTAAGATTGAGACAGAAAATGGAAATTATGATGGTGAAGCGAGTCATGTTTTGGTTCTCTTGACAAATTACTTCGCTGATAAGAAAATCTTTGAAGAAAACAAGGATGGCTACGCCAATATTTTGATTCTAAAAGATGCTTCTATATTCTCAAAATTATCCGTCATTCCTGATTTACTAAAAGGGGATGTTATCGGAAATGATAATATTGAGTATATCAGAGCACGTAATATTAAAATCTCTTCAGATAGTGAATTGGAGTCAGATGTTGACGGCGATAAATCGGATAACCTACCTGTAGAAATCAAAGTCCTAGCTCAACGAGTAGAAATATTTTCAAAACCGAAAGAGTAG